Below is a window of Nocardioides sp. S-1144 DNA.
ACGCGGCCGGCTCGCGGCGCGCGATCTCCTTGGCCAGGTTGGGTCCTGAGATGACGGCGATCCGCTCCGGTCCGGCGCCGGTGACCTGGTGGATCACCTCGCTCATCCGGTTGAGGGTGCCGAGCTCGACGCCCTTCATCAGCGACACCAGGACGGCGTCCTGCTCGATGGACGGCGCCCACTCGGTGAGGTTGCCGCGCAGGGTCTGCGACGGCGTCGCCAGGATCACGACGTCGGCGCCGCTCAGGGCCCGCTCGACGTCGTGGGTCGCGCTCACCGACGGCGGCAGCTGGATCCCGGGCAGGTAGTCGGTGTTCTCACGCTGCTCGTTGATGGTCGAGGCGACCTCCTCGCGGCGGGCCCAGATCGCGACGTCGTTGCCGCCGTCGGCGAGCACGATCGAGAACGCCGTGCCCCACGAGCCGGCGCCCAGCACCGCGACCTTCGGGTTCGCTCCCCCACTCATCCGGACTCCTCCTCGTTGGTCTTCCTGCGTCGCGCGTGCGGGTTGCCGATCTCCGAGACGCCGGCCTTGCGCGGGTCGAACCGCTCGAGCGGTGCCTTCTCGTGGCGCAGCCCCTCGACGATGCCGGTGATCGCGGCCATGATCCGGCCGGTCGCCTCGTCGAGGACGGCGGCGTCGCGCGGCCGGCCGGCGAGGTCGGAGAGGTCGACGGGGTCGCCGACGACGATGTGGATCGGCTTGCGCGGGAACAGGTCGGGCTTCCTGGCGTACGGCGCCAGCAGCGCCTGGGCGCCCCACTGCCCGACCGGGATCACCGGGCACCCGGTCTCGAGCGCGATCCGCGCGGCGCCGGACTTGCCCTTCATCGGCCACAGGTCGGGGTCGCGGGTGATCGTGCCCTCGGGGTAGACCACGATGCACTCCCCCGCGCGCACGGCCGCGACGGCGGCGTCGTAGGCGCCGACGGCGCTCACGCTGGCCCGCTCCACCGGGATCTGCCCGGCCGCGCGCATGAAGTAGCCGAGCACCCGGCCCTTGAAGAGCCCGGACTTGGCGAGGTAGCGCGGCAGCCGGCCGTGGTCGTAGCAGAAGTGCGCGGCGGTCAGCGGGTCGACGTGGGACACGTGGTTCATCACGACCACGCAGCCCCCGCTGGCCGGGATCTTGGTGCCGTCGACCCAGCGCGGCTTGGTGGTGAGGAGGAACAGCGGCTTGAGGATCATCGCCCCGACGACGAACGCCCACCCCCGGGGCTCCTGGAACTCGCGGACTCTCACAGTGACGCAGGCTACTCGGCCGGGGACCCCGGGCCGCGCAACCACCTGGTTGGATCGAGCGGTGGACGCACGCATCACCCCCGACGGCGCCTTCGTCGTCGTGCTGCCGGTCAAGCCGCCGGCCCGCGGGAAGTCGCGGCTCCAGCGCGGCCTCCCCGACCAGGGCCGCCGCGACCTCGCCGAGGCGTTCGCGCTCGACACCGCGGCGGCGTGCCTGGCCAGCGCCCGGGTGCGTGCGGTCCTCGCCGTCACCGACGACGCGGCCTTCGCCTCCCGCCTCGGTGCGCTGGGCTGCGCCGCGATCCCGGACGGCGACGGCTCCGGCCTGAACGCCGCGCTGCGCCAGGGCGTCGCCGAGGCGGTCCGGCGCTGGCCGGACGCCCAGCCGGTCGCGCTGCTGGCCGACCTGCCGGCGCTGCGTCCGGGCGACCTGGACGCCGCCCTCGACGCGCTGGTGCCGGGCGGGCCGTCCTACGTCGCGGACGCCGACGGCACGGGCACGGTGCTCTACACCGCGCCGCACGACCAGTTCGACCCGGCGTTCGGCGAGGGCTCGGCGCGCGCCCACGAGGTCGGCGGTGCCCTCGCGGTGCGCGGCGACCTGGCGTCGCTGCGGCGCGACGTCGACGACGTCGAGGACCTCGTCACCGCCCTGGCCATCGGCGTCGGCCCGGAGACGCTGCGCCGGGTCGCCGAGCTCGACCTGCCCACCGGCTGAGCGGACGCCCGGACGACGGGCCGCCCTCCCGGAGGAGGACGGCCCGTCGTCGTGCGGCGGTCAGGACTTCTTGGCCGCCGCCTTCTTCGTCGTGGTCTTCGAGGCCGGCGTCTTCTTCGCCGCCGTCGACTTCGCCGCCGTCTGCTTGGCGGGCGTCGCCTTGGCCGGCGTCGACTTGGAGGCCGTCGCCTTGGACGCCGCGGCCTTGGCCGGCGCCTTCTTGGCGGCGGTCTTGGCCGGCGCCTTCTTGGCCGCCGACTTCGTGGCTGGCGCCTTCGTGGTGGCACTCTTCGTGGCGGCCGTCTTCGTGGCCGGGGCCTTCTTGGCGGGGGCCTTCTTGGCCGGGGCCTTCCTGGCCGTGGCCGACGTCGTGGCCGACTTGGTGGCCGTCGACTTCGCGGCGGTCTTGGCCGGCGTCGACCTCGTGGTCGCGGGTGCCTTCTTCGTCGCCGACGCCGCCACCGACGTCGCCGCCGAGGCCGCCTTCCGGGCCGGCGCGGTCGCCTTCCTCGCCGCCGGGGCGGCGAGCTTGGGGAGCTTGGTGGCGCCGGAGACGACGTCCTTCAGGTTGGCGCCGGCGGTGAACTTCGGCACCGACTTCTTCTTCGCCTTGATCCGGTCACCGGTCTGCGGGTTGCGGACCCAGCGCGCGGCCCGCACCCGCTTCTCGAACGAGCCGAAGCCGGTGATCGCGACCTTCTCGCCCTTGGCCACCTCGCGCGTGATGGTGTCGAGCACCGAGTCCAGGGCGTGCGCCGCCTGCTTGCGGTTTCCCTCGTAACGCGCCGCGAGCGCGTCGATGAGCTGTGTCTTGTTCACTGTCTTCCCTTCCAGAGAACAGGGGCCGCCGGACAGACGCCCGACTCTGCTCTGCACGCTAGGCACTTGTGTGCCACGTCACAATCGCCACGCCGCAACTCGCCGACGCATTTTGTGCGTGGTTGAGCGGATGCGCGTCGTGGGCGACCGAGCACCGTGGTCGCTGCGTCGCGCCGGGAAGAGGTCAGACCCGCTCAACCACGGGGATCCCCGGCTCGGCCGGCTGGCTGGTGGGGTTCAGAGAGTGGCGGGCTTGAACCGGGGACGCTCGGCCTCGAAGGCGGAGATCACGTCGGCGTGGCCGAGGGTGATGCCGATGTCGTCGAGCCCCTCGAGCAGCCGCCACCGGGTGTAGTCGTCGATGTCGAAGGAGTCCTCGATCGCGTCGACACCCTCGCCGGCGCGCACGGTGCGGGTCTCGAGGTCGACGGTGATCTCGGCCCCGGGCTGGTCGGCGAGCAGGTCCCACAACCGCTGGACGACCTTCTCGTCGACCTGCGCGGCGAGCAGGCCGGCCTTGCCGGAGTTGCCGCGGAAGATGTCGGCGAAGCGCGGGGAGATCACGGCCTTGAACCCGTAGTTCTGCAGCGCCCACACGGCGTGCTCGCGCGAGGAGCCGGTGCCGAAGTCGGGGCCGGCGACGAGCACGGAGCCGGCGGCGTACACGGGGTTGTTGAGCACGAACGTCGGGTCGTTGCGCCAGGCCGAGAACAGTCCGTCCTCGAAGCCGTCACGGGTGACCCGCTTGAGGTAGACGGCCGGGATGATCTGGTCGGTGTCGACGTTGCTGCGGCGCAGGGGGACGCCGACGCCGGTGTGGCTGGTGAACTTCTCCATGGCTCAGGCTCCTGCCGTGACGGGGGTGTCGGTCGACAGCGGCTCGAGGTCGGCCGGCGACGAGAGGGTGCCGCGGACGGCGGTGGCCGCCGCGACCGGGATCGAGACCAGGTGGGTGCGACCACCCTTGCCCTGGCGTCCCTCGAAGTTGCGGTTGGACGTCGACGCGCTGCGCTCGCCGGGCTCGAGGGTGTCGGGGTTCATGCCCAGGCACATCGAGCAGCCCGCACCGCGCCACTCCGCGCCGGCCTCCTTGAACACGACGTCGAGACCCTCGTCCTGGGCCTGGAGCCGGACACGCACCGAGCCGGGCACGACGAGCAGCCGGGTGTTCGGGTCGACCTTGCGGCCCTTGATGATCTCGGCGGCGAGGCGGAGGTCCTCGATGCGGCCGTTGGTGCAGGAGCCGACGAACACCGTGTCGACCCGGACCTCGCGCATCGGGGTGCCGGCGGTCAGGCCCATGTACTCGAGCGCCTTCTCGGCGGCGACCTGGTCCTGGGCGTCGTCGAAGTCGGCCGGGTCCGGCACGCTCGCGCCCAGCGGCACGCCCTGGCCGGGGTTGGTGCCCCAGGTGACGAACGGCGTCATCTCGGAGGCGTCGAGCACGATCTCCTTGTCGAAGACGGCGTCGTCGTCGGTGACGAGCGAGGTCCAGTGCGCCACGGCGGCGTCCCAGTCGGCGCCCTGCGGCGCCTCTGGGCGCCCCTGGATGTAGTCGAACGTCGTCTGGTCGGGCGCGATCATCCCGGCCTTGGCGCCCCACTCGATGCTCATGTTGCAGACCGTCATCCGGCCCTCCATGGAGAGCGCCTCGATGGCCGGGCCGCGGTACTCGACGATGTAGCCCTGGCCGCCGCCGGTCCCGGTGTGCGCGATGAGCGTCAGCACGAGGTCCTTGGCGGTGACGCCGGCCGGCAGCGTGCCGTTGACGGTGACCGCCATCGTCCTGGGCTTCGCCTGCATCAGGGTCTGGGTGGCGAGCACGTGCTCGACCTCGGAGGTGCCGATGCCGAACGCGATCGCCCCGAACGCACCGTGGGTGCTGGTGTGGCTGTCGCCGCAGACGATCGTCATGCCGGGCTGGGTCAGCCCGAGCTGCGGGCCGACGACGTGCACGATGCCCTGGTCGAGGTCGCCGAGCGGGTGCAGCCGGACGCCGAACTCCTCGGCGTTGCGGCGCAGCGTCTCGACCTGCGTGCGCGAGACCGGGTCGGCGATCGGCTTGTCCCAGTCGATCGTGGGGACGTTGTGGTCCTCGGTGGCCAGGGTGAGGTCCGGACGGCGGACCTGGCGGCCCGCGAGGCGGAGTCCGTCGAAGGCCTGGGGACTGGTCACCTCGTGGATGAGGTGGAGGTCGATGTAGAGGAGGTCCGGCTCCCCGGGGGTCGCCCGGACGACGTGCTCGTCCCACACCTTCTCCGACAGGGTCCTACCCATGTGTCCTGCTCCTTCGTCCCGAACGGGTCGCGCCTACGCTGGTTGCTGCTGCGACCACTGGTCGAGCGTAAGCCTTGCGTCCCATCTTGTGAGACGGTAATCTTGCCATATGGACAACTCCAGCGGCGTCGGCGTGCTCGACAAGGCGGCCCTCGTGCTCACCGCACTCGAGTCGGGACCGGCGACGCTGGCGGGTCTGGTGGCCGGCACCGGGCTGGCCCGGCCGACCGCGCACCGCCTCGCCGTCGCCCTCGAGCACCACCGGCTGGTGGCCCGCGACATGCAGGGCCGCTTCGTGCTCGGCCCCCGCCTCGCCGAGCTCTCCGCCGCCGCCGGCGAGGACCGCCTGCTCGCCACGGCCGGCCCCGTGCTGGCCCGGCTGCGCGACATCACCGGCGAGTCCGCCCAGCTGTGGCGCCGCCAGGGCGAGCACCGCGTCTGCGTCGCCGCCGCCGAGCGACCCTCCGGCCTGCGCGACACGATCCCGGTCGGCTCGCAGCTGACGATGCGCGCCGGCTCGGCCGCCCAGGTGCTCCTGGCCTGGGAGGACCCCGAGCGCATGCACCGCGGCCTGCAGAACGCCGCCTTCTCGGCCGCCGCCCTCTCCGGCATCCGCCGCCGCGGCTGGGCGCAGTCGGTCGGCGAGCGCGAGCAGGGCGTCGCCTCGGTCTCGGCCCCCGTCCGCTCCCCCGGCGGCAAGATCATCGCCGCCGTCTCCGTCTCCGGCCCGCTCGAGCGCCTCTCCCGCCAGCCCGGCCGGATGCACGCCCCCGCCGTCCTCGCCGCCGCCGAGCGGCTCTCCGAGTCCCTGCGGCGCGCCGCCGCGGAGTAGCCCGGGCGCGGGATTTCCCCGGTCGACCGGGGAAGTCTGAACTTGTCGGGCCAAATACCGGCCCCCCAGTTCAGGTATCCCCGGTCGACCGGGGAAACCTGAACTGGGAGGCCGAAATCCCGGTGGAGGGGCGGTCAGAAGAGGGCGTCCTGCTCGAGGCCGAGCAGGAGCTGCTTGCGCTCGAGACCGCCGGCGTAGCCGGTGAGGGTGCCGTTGGCGCCGATGACGCGGTGGCACGGGATGACGATCGGGATCGGGTTGCTGCCGTTGGCGAGGCCGACGGCGCGCGAGGCAGCGTTGGTGCGGCCGATCCGGTGCGCGACCTCGCCGTAGGACGCCGTCTCGCCGTAGCCGATCCCGCAGAGCGCGTCCCACACCTGCTGCTGGAACGCCGAGCCGGTGGGCGCGAGCGGGAGGTCGAACTCCTTGAGGTCGCGGGCGAAGTACGCCGCCAGCTGGCGCGCGCACTCGAGGAGCAGCGGGTGGTCGTCGGAGCGGACGCCGCGCGGCTGGCCGTTGGCGGCGGCGACCTCGCGCCACGGGGAGAACTCGATCGCGGTGATGGCACCGGCGTGCTCGACGAGGCGGAGCTCGCCGATCGGTGAGTCGATGACGGTCCACATGTCAGTTCTCCATCTGGTCGGCCGGCGCGGCGGCCGGCGTCGGGGGCATGAGCGTGTTCCAGAGGTGCATCAGCGCGTAGGAGCGCCAGGGCCGCCAGTCGTCGGCGCGGGCGATCACCTCGACGGGATCGTGGCCCAGGCCGCGCAGCGCGTTGCGGACGCCGATGTCGGTGGGCAGGAAGACGTCCGGGTGGGCCAGGGCGCGCATCGCGACGTAGTCGGCGGTCCAGGGCCCGATGCCGGTCAGCCCCAGCATCGTCTCCCGGACGACGGCGCGGTCGGTCCCGCGGTCGAGGACGACGTCGCCCCCCGCCAGCGCCGCGGCCAGGCCGACCAGCGCGCGCCCGCGGGCCCGCGGCATCGGCAGGGTCCCGGGGTCGACGCCGGCGAGCTCGGCCGCGGTCGGGAACAGGTGGGTCAGCCCGGGCAGCGTCGTCTCGACCCGGTCGAGGCGGCGTCCGTGCTCGGCCACGACCCGGCCGGTGACGGTGCGCGCGCCGGTGACGCTGACCTGCTGGCCGATCACGGTGCGCACGGCCGTCTCGTCGCCGTCGACCTGGCCCGGCAGGCGCAGACCCGGCGTGCGGCGCACCAGCGGTCCGATGACGGGGTCACCGGCGAAGTGGTCGGCGACGGCGGTCGGGTCGCAGTCGGCGTCGACGAGCCGCCGGGCGCGCTCGACGGCCGCGGCGGTGTCGCGCAGGTCGGCGAGCTCGAAGCGGGCCTCGACGAACGCCGTCTGGCCCGGCTCGAGCGCGTCGCCCATGGCCAGGCGCACCGTGCCCGGGCCGTGCGGCAGGTCGAGGGTGCGGGCGTACCAGCCGTCGCCGGCGACCTCGACGCCCGGCACCAGGTGGTAGGCGAGGAAGTCGATCAGGGCGCGGCCCGCGAACGGCGTCCGCACCGCGAGGCGCATCGTCACCGCCCCCGGCGTGCGCCGCCCGCCGCGCCGCCCGCGCAGCTCGGTCGGGCTGGCCGCGTAGACGACGCGCACCGTCTCGTTGAACTGCCGCACGCTCGAGAACCCGGCGGCGAAGGCGATGTCGGCGTAGCCGAGGTCGGTGGTCTCGATCAGCACCCGGGCGGTCTGCGCGCGCCGCGCCCGCGCCAGGGCCAGCGGCCCGGCGCCGAGCTCGGCGGTGAGCACCCGGGTCAGGTGGCGCGGCGTGTAGCCGATCCGGGCGGCCAGCCCCTCCACGCCCTCGCGGTCGACGACGCCGTCGGAGATCAGCCGCATCGCGCGGCCGGCGACGTCGGCGGCGACGTCCCAGTCGGGGCTGCCCGGGGTGGCGTCGGGCAGGCAGCGCTTGCAGGCGCGGTAGCCACCGGCCTGCGCCGAGGCCGGGCTCGCGTGGAACGACACGTTCGCGGACGCCGGCGTCCGGGCCGGGCACGAGGGGCGGCAGTAGATCCCGGTGGTGCGGACGGCGACGTAGAAGACGCCGTCGAAGCGCCGGTCGCGCGACTTCACGGCGCGGTAGCAGGTCTCGGGATCGAGACGGACGTGGGCGCTCATGGCACCCATCATCATCCTCCACCGGTGGGAGTTCCGGCGGGAATCGGACAGCGGGGTGGGCGGCCGACGCGCACGAGCACCCGCCCCCTCACCAGGTCGGTGAGAGAATGCCCACGTGAACGAGGAGAGCAGCGGCGCTGCGCAGGCCGACGTGAGCCAGCCGGGCAGCCGCAGGCTCCAGAAGCCGCGCAAGCCGCACCGGCGTGCCGTCTGGTCGACGATCCTCGCGACCCAGCTGGTCGTCGCGCTCGTCACCGCCGGCAGCGTGTTCCTCGTCCACCAGAACCTCAACGACAACATCGCCGACGGCGTCGACGTCGAGCACCAGGTCGACAAGGTGCTGCCGGACGGCGTCGAGAAGGGCGACCCGGAGCCGCTGAACATCCTGGTCCTGGGCTCCGACCTGCGCGCCGGCGCCGGCAACGACATCGACAACGAGAACGCCGACGGCTCCCAGCGCGCCGACACCACGATCCTGCTGCACGTCGCGCAGGACCGGAAGAGCGCCTACGGCGTGAGCCTGCCGCGCGACGCGATCATCGACCGCCCCGACTGCCGGGTCGGCGGCGAGGAGGTGGCCGGCGAGGACGGCGTCCGGTTCAACACCGCGTTCGCCGTCGGCGGGGCGACGTGTGCGGTGCAGACCGTCGAGGCCCTCACCAAGATCCACATCGACCACTTCATCTCCCTCGACTTCAACGGCTTCAAGGAGATGGTCGACGCCGTCGGCGGCGTCGAGGTCTGCATCCCCAAGGACGTCGACGACGACGAGCACAACATCCACTTCGACGCCGGCACCCAGGTCCTCGACGGCCAGCAGTCGCTGAACTACGTGCGCGAGCGCTCGGTGCTGTCGGTCAACGCCGACATCGGGCGGATGAAGCGCCAGCAAGCCTTCATCGCTTCGATGATCAGCACCGTCAGCTCCGCCGGCACCCTCACCCAGCCCCAGAAGGTCATCGACTTCCTCGGCGCCTTCACCTCCTCGATCGAGGTCGACAGCGGGCTCGACAAGGTCGGCAAGCTCGTCGACCTCGCGATGGAGGTGCAGGGCACCGACCTCGACAAGATCAAGTTCATCACCGTGCCGATCGAGCCCGACCCCGACAACCCCACGGTCACCCTGGTGTGGGGCCCCGGCGCCGACGACCTGTGGGAGCGGATCCGTCAGGACCAGAAGCTCGGCAAGGACTTCAGCGCCGGCAGCATCGGCGCCGACGACGACCCCTCCGGCGGCGACGGCGGCAACGGCGACGGCGGCTCCGGTGGCTCCGGTGGCACGTCCGGGTCGGGCTCCGGCTCCACGGGCGGCTCCGACGAGGAGTCCGACGAGAGCGCCGAGCGGGTCGCCGCCGGCCTCTGCGCCTGAGGGTCCCGCCCGCGCGGACGGCGGGGCGCGAGCGGACGAAAACGAACGAAGCCCGGTCCTGGAGGACCGGGCTTCGTGCTGTGTACCCCCGACCGGATTCGAACCGGCGCTAACGCCGTGAGAGGGCGCCGTGCTAGGCCGCTACACAACGGGGGCATGTCCCACACCAGTGCTGGTGGCGACCGGTGGAACCTTACAGATCCGCCTGCCGGTGGGACAAATCGGGACCCGGAGGACCCGATCTCGCTGGGATACTAGGACTCGAACCTAGAACGACTGGACCAGAACCAGCTGTGTTGCCAATTACACCATATCCCACTGTTCTACTGTTGTTCGGCACTCCTGGACGAGGTCCGGAGGCCGAGTGGAAACCTTACACGCGGGCTCCGGGACGGGCCAACTCGGCCAGGCCCTCGCGGCTGACGCGCGTCTGCACGCCCATCCGGCGCGCCACCCAGATCGAGAGCCCGACGAAGATGACGGACTTGAGCACGGTGAGCGCGACGTCCCACCAGCTACCGCCCTCGGGGGTCAGCACCGTCGTCATGTCGCCGACGGCGAGGGTGATGCCGAAGGCGAGCAGGTTGTTCACGACGTGGTAGGCGATGCCGGCCTCGAGGCCCCCGGTCGCGATGACCAGGATCCCCGCCGAGATCCCGAAGGCGAGGCGGTCCACGAAGACCGGGAAGTCCTGGGTGCCGTGGGCGAGGGCGAACAGCACCGCCGGCGCCAGGACGGCGACCGCGCGCGAGACCCGGAGGTCGGCGACGAGGCCGCCGAAGGCCTGGGTGAGGTAGCCCCGGAAGACGTACTCCTCCGCGATCGCCTGGAGCGGGGTCAGCAGCACGATCACCAGCAGGAAGTCGCGGCTGGTCGCGGTGAAGTCGTTGAGCTCCCCCGAGACCGTGCCGGTGTCGCCGCTGGCGGGGAGCAGCGAGCCGAGCACGATCGTCAGGACCAGGGCGAACAGCGAGACTCCGAACGACGCCGCCAGCCAGCGCCAGCGCACCCGCGGGCGCACCGAGGTCAGCCACCGCGGTGCGAGCCCCTGGAAGGCCCGCACGCACAGCCAGGTGCCGGGGATCGCCAGCACGATGACGAGGTTGACGAAGAGCAGCACGCCGGGCGTGACCGGGTCGGTGTCGGCCAGCCGCGCCACCTTGTCGGTGACCTCGTCGGCCGGCGTCCCGGTCGCGGCGAACCACACCGTGAAGACCGAGACGACGACCACGACGTTCACGACGAGGAACAGCACGGCGACCGCGAGCGCGCCGAGCAGCGACCACGCCGCGACCGGCTGGCGGCCGGCCCGGAAGAGCTGGTGGTACTCCAGGCCGTCGCGCCCGGACGGCGAGGTGCGCGCGTCCGGCACGCCGGCGGACGCCGTCACGCCAGCGCGCTGTCGAGACGCGCCAGGCTGCGCTCCCGTCCGAGGAGCTCCATGGACTCGAAGAGCGGCGGGGAGATCCGGCGGCCGGTGACCGCGACGCGGACCGGACCGAAGGCCACCCGGGGCTTGAGCCCGCGCTCCTCGACCAGCGCGGCCTGCAGCGCCGCCTGGATGGTCTCGGTCGACCAGACGGGCAGGTCGGCCACGGCGTCGCGCGAGGCGCGGACGATGTCGCGCCCGGCCCCGTCGTCACCGTCGAGCAGCTTGGCGACGTCGGCCTCGTCGCGGGTGAACGACTCCTCGTCGGCGAACAGGAAGCCGAGCATGTCGACGGCCTCGGTCAGCTTGTTGATCCGCTCGCCGACCAGCGGCATCGCCTGCTCGAGGAGCTGGGCGTCGGCGTCGGTGACGGGGTCACCGACCACGCCGGCGTCCTTGAGGAACGGCAGCGCCCGATGGGTGATGTCGTCGAGGGCCAGCCGCCGCATGTGCGCGGTGTTGATGGCGTCGCACTTCTTGAGGTCGAAGCGGGCCGGGTTGCCGTTCACGTCGCCGATCTCGAAGGCCTCGACCATCTCGTCGAGGGTGAACACGTCGCGGTCGGCCGCGATCGCCCAGCCCAGCAGGGCCATGTAGTTCAGCAGCCCCTCGGGCAGGTAGCCCTGGTCGCGGTAGGCGAGCGCGTTGGCCTCGGGGTCGCGCTTGGAGAGCTTCTTGTTGCCCTGGCCCATCACGTAGGGCAGGTGGCCGAACTCGGGGGCGCCGGTGCCGATCCCGACGTCGGCGAGGGCGGCGTACAGCGGGATCTGGCGCGGTGTGCTCGACAGGAGGTCCTCGCCGCGCAGGACGTGGGTGATCTCCATCAGCGCGTCGTCGACCGGGTTCACCAGGGTGTAGAGCGGCTCGCCGTTGGCCCGGGCGAGCGCGTAGTCGGTGACGTTGTCGGAGTGGAAGGAGATCGTGCCGCGCACGAGGTCGTCGAAGGCGATGTCGCCGTCGGGCATCTTGAACCGGACGACCGCGCCACGGCCCTCGGCCTCGAACGCGGCGACCTGCTCGGCGGAGAGGTCGCGGCAGAACCGGTCGTAGCCCTGCACCTTGGAGCCGCTGGCCTTCCGGCGCGCGTCGACCTCCTCGGTGGTGCAGAAGCAGCGGTAGGTGTGGCCGGCCGCGGCGAGC
It encodes the following:
- the gltX gene encoding glutamate--tRNA ligase — translated: MAPSPTGSPHVGLVRTCLYNWAFARHHGGTFVLRIEDTDTARNTQESYDALFDLFGWLGLHWDEGPDVGGPHAPYRQSERGELYADALARLAAAGHTYRCFCTTEEVDARRKASGSKVQGYDRFCRDLSAEQVAAFEAEGRGAVVRFKMPDGDIAFDDLVRGTISFHSDNVTDYALARANGEPLYTLVNPVDDALMEITHVLRGEDLLSSTPRQIPLYAALADVGIGTGAPEFGHLPYVMGQGNKKLSKRDPEANALAYRDQGYLPEGLLNYMALLGWAIAADRDVFTLDEMVEAFEIGDVNGNPARFDLKKCDAINTAHMRRLALDDITHRALPFLKDAGVVGDPVTDADAQLLEQAMPLVGERINKLTEAVDMLGFLFADEESFTRDEADVAKLLDGDDGAGRDIVRASRDAVADLPVWSTETIQAALQAALVEERGLKPRVAFGPVRVAVTGRRISPPLFESMELLGRERSLARLDSALA